The Fictibacillus arsenicus genome contains a region encoding:
- a CDS encoding ABC transporter ATP-binding protein, giving the protein MKVVECKELTKQYGKANAINNLSFELTENKITGLIGRNGAGKTTLLKMIAGYLHHTSGDIQVFSENPFNNLKVSANSIFIDNGMSFSPSLTLEELLETSGRFYPNWDHRLAKRLFDYFSFNPLQSHVNLSKGMKSTFNMIIGLAARCPLTIFDEPTSGMDAGTRKDFYRALLKDYIAHPRTIILSSHLLGEVEDILEEILLIKHGEKLLHMPVENLKEYAIGISGKAAAVSEWIENKEPIFTQSIGVDGSYAVIKNDCSLQDLEIAREIGLELLSVSAEDVCTYLTCKTKGGIDHVFS; this is encoded by the coding sequence ATGAAGGTAGTTGAATGCAAAGAACTTACAAAGCAGTATGGCAAGGCGAATGCAATAAATAACTTGTCATTTGAGTTAACCGAAAATAAAATAACTGGCCTGATCGGAAGAAACGGAGCAGGCAAGACCACGCTATTAAAAATGATTGCGGGCTATCTTCATCATACATCTGGTGACATCCAAGTATTTTCGGAGAATCCCTTTAACAATCTTAAGGTGTCGGCTAACTCTATATTTATCGATAATGGGATGAGTTTCTCCCCTTCACTAACCCTGGAAGAACTTCTTGAAACATCAGGGAGATTTTATCCTAACTGGGATCATAGACTTGCTAAGCGTTTATTTGACTACTTTTCGTTCAATCCATTGCAAAGCCATGTAAACCTTTCAAAGGGGATGAAAAGTACGTTCAATATGATAATCGGTCTGGCTGCCCGCTGTCCACTTACAATATTTGATGAGCCGACAAGCGGTATGGATGCTGGAACGAGAAAAGATTTTTACAGAGCACTATTAAAGGATTATATCGCACATCCGAGGACTATTATTCTATCAAGCCACCTTCTGGGTGAAGTTGAAGATATTTTAGAAGAAATCCTCCTGATCAAACATGGAGAAAAACTGCTTCATATGCCTGTTGAAAATCTGAAGGAATATGCGATTGGAATCAGCGGAAAAGCTGCTGCAGTTAGTGAATGGATTGAAAACAAAGAGCCGATCTTTACACAAAGTATCGGTGTGGATGGGTCATATGCGGTTATTAAGAATGATTGCTCGCTGCAAGATCTTGAGATTGCAAGAGAGATAGGTTTAGAGCTTTTGTCTGTTTCTGCAGAAGACGTCTGTACGTATTTGACGTGTAAAACAAAGGGTGGGATTGATCATGTCTTTAGCTGA
- a CDS encoding GntP family permease produces the protein MLFFILLIGVLLVVIATTKFKLHPFLSLILGTFFVGIASGMPLMKIVENVNTGFGGLMGGIGLVIVFGTIIGTILEKSGAALRMAEVVLRVVGPKRPQLAMSMIGYIVSIPVFCDSGFVILSSLRKALAKRAKVAVASMSVALATGLYATHTLVPPTPGPIAAAGNIGANGFLGTIIIIGLIVAIPATIAGYLWAVKVADKIEVEDDGEELNYDEIVSSFGKMPSTFLSFLPIVLPIVLIGIGSVVTYQGAKGDIANFFLFLGSPLVALLAGVIAAFFLLPKYNEETMTKWVGEALLDAAPILLITGAGGAFGGVIKNTGIADIIQSWSLGDIFSGALFLLIPFLIAAALKTAQGSSTAALVITSSLIAPMLPGIGIEGAVPLALVVMAIGAGAMTVSHVNDSFYWVVTEFTGMKVTDAYKAQTMATLLQGIVTIVFTMILWVILV, from the coding sequence ATGTTATTTTTCATTTTATTAATCGGTGTACTGTTAGTTGTAATCGCTACCACGAAATTTAAGCTTCATCCCTTTTTATCTTTGATTCTAGGAACCTTCTTCGTCGGAATCGCTTCCGGCATGCCTTTAATGAAGATTGTTGAAAACGTTAACACTGGTTTTGGCGGTCTAATGGGCGGAATCGGGCTCGTTATCGTTTTTGGAACAATCATCGGTACCATTCTTGAGAAATCCGGAGCCGCCCTTCGTATGGCAGAGGTGGTTCTTCGGGTTGTCGGACCGAAAAGACCTCAGCTGGCCATGAGTATGATCGGTTACATTGTTTCTATTCCTGTTTTCTGTGATTCTGGATTCGTCATTTTGTCTTCTTTAAGAAAAGCACTTGCAAAACGGGCAAAAGTGGCTGTGGCTTCTATGTCTGTCGCTCTAGCTACCGGTTTGTACGCTACACACACGCTCGTCCCGCCAACTCCTGGTCCTATTGCAGCCGCAGGTAATATTGGCGCAAATGGATTTTTAGGAACGATTATTATCATCGGGCTGATTGTTGCCATTCCCGCTACCATTGCTGGCTATTTATGGGCTGTAAAAGTGGCCGATAAAATTGAAGTTGAAGATGACGGTGAAGAATTGAATTATGATGAAATCGTCTCTTCATTTGGTAAAATGCCTTCCACATTTTTATCCTTTTTACCGATTGTGCTTCCGATTGTATTAATTGGTATAGGTTCTGTTGTGACCTATCAAGGTGCAAAAGGAGACATCGCAAACTTCTTTCTATTCCTAGGAAGTCCACTTGTGGCTTTATTAGCAGGTGTCATTGCGGCATTCTTTTTGCTGCCGAAATACAACGAAGAGACGATGACGAAATGGGTTGGAGAAGCGCTGTTAGATGCCGCTCCTATTCTATTAATCACTGGAGCTGGCGGAGCATTTGGAGGAGTTATTAAAAATACAGGCATTGCAGATATCATTCAAAGCTGGTCACTTGGGGATATTTTCAGCGGAGCACTATTCCTGCTTATCCCGTTCCTGATTGCAGCTGCTCTAAAAACAGCACAAGGATCTTCGACTGCTGCACTCGTGATTACATCTTCACTTATCGCACCGATGCTTCCTGGCATCGGAATTGAAGGAGCCGTTCCGTTGGCACTTGTTGTTATGGCAATTGGAGCAGGAGCAATGACAGTAAGCCATGTGAACGACAGCTTCTACTGGGTAGTGACAGAGTTCACTGGAATGAAAGTAACAGATGCCTATAAAGCACAAACGATGGCTACATTGCTGCAAGGTATTGTAACGATTGTCTTCACTATGATTTTGTGGGTGATATTGGTTTAA
- a CDS encoding amidohydrolase family protein, which yields MPFWKELWRYAKHQPNVYVDTSSDYLNQSIVKMAVGYLGYRKVLYGCDGPYGMKEYNKYDYSEKKSWVDSLEIPDDQKEYILGKNFLELVKEL from the coding sequence CTGCCTTTTTGGAAGGAGTTATGGAGATACGCTAAGCACCAACCGAATGTATATGTGGATACTTCAAGTGATTATTTAAATCAATCTATAGTAAAGATGGCAGTTGGTTATTTAGGATATCGCAAAGTACTTTATGGATGCGATGGTCCATATGGAATGAAAGAATATAATAAGTATGATTACTCGGAAAAAAAATCTTGGGTAGATTCACTTGAAATTCCAGATGATCAAAAGGAATATATACTTGGGAAAAACTTTTTAGAATTAGTTAAAGAACTTTAG
- a CDS encoding vWA domain-containing protein, whose translation MNKNLTEIIFLLDRSGSMSGLENDTIGGFNAFVERQCQLEGDTLLTTVLFDDQYEVLWNGKDATKVKLTSKEYYVRGTTALLDAVGKTILDVGHRLSKTPEEQRPGSVIFVITTDGMENVSREFTYEKVKELIKHQQERYSWEFIFMGANINAVEEADSLGISKDNAFDFEASEVGVEKMYNVMCEAVTFKRQG comes from the coding sequence ATGAATAAGAATTTAACGGAGATTATTTTTTTGCTGGATAGAAGCGGGTCAATGTCAGGTTTAGAAAATGATACAATCGGTGGTTTTAATGCTTTTGTTGAGAGGCAATGCCAGCTGGAGGGAGACACGCTGCTCACCACAGTTCTTTTTGATGACCAATATGAAGTGTTGTGGAATGGAAAAGATGCGACAAAAGTGAAATTAACATCTAAGGAGTATTACGTAAGAGGGACTACAGCATTATTGGATGCAGTAGGTAAAACCATTTTAGATGTTGGACACCGATTATCAAAAACACCAGAGGAGCAAAGACCAGGTAGCGTCATTTTTGTAATCACAACAGATGGAATGGAGAATGTGAGCCGTGAGTTCACCTATGAAAAGGTAAAAGAACTCATCAAGCATCAGCAAGAAAGATACAGCTGGGAATTTATTTTTATGGGAGCAAACATTAACGCAGTTGAAGAAGCTGATAGCTTGGGGATTAGTAAAGACAATGCTTTCGACTTTGAGGCATCAGAGGTTGGTGTTGAGAAGATGTACAATGTGATGTGTGAGGCAGTAACTTTTAAAAGACAAGGGTAG
- a CDS encoding spore coat protein codes for MYNYSRVDPSIVSFARGDVTGDKIPDNVYLTGTKTPDSPFIQNITLVVQDGRTGETRSVQLNENAGYNPTLFLGDFTGNGVDDILIRIDSGGSGAFTYNYVYSFVNNNPQLLFDFNVYNEQFQYDVNYQDNYKVKVVSKINNLTYLIDISLRDPEYLSEIYDANGKLKSPIEGFVNPLSGLYPVDFDSNGVYELLAYQKIAGRYNADALGYVLNTLVWNNARFVLQNQYVAISG; via the coding sequence ATGTATAACTATTCTAGAGTAGATCCAAGTATTGTTTCTTTTGCCAGAGGAGATGTCACGGGAGACAAGATTCCTGACAATGTGTACTTAACGGGAACCAAAACGCCTGATAGTCCATTTATTCAAAATATTACGCTTGTCGTACAGGACGGAAGAACAGGCGAAACCAGAAGTGTACAATTAAATGAAAATGCTGGTTATAATCCCACATTATTTTTAGGAGATTTTACCGGGAACGGTGTGGACGATATTTTAATACGCATTGACTCCGGGGGAAGCGGTGCATTCACATATAATTACGTTTATTCTTTCGTGAATAATAACCCGCAGCTGCTATTCGATTTTAATGTATATAACGAGCAATTCCAATATGATGTTAATTACCAAGACAACTATAAAGTGAAAGTGGTCAGTAAGATTAATAATCTAACGTATTTAATAGATATTTCTTTAAGAGATCCAGAGTACTTGAGTGAAATTTATGATGCGAACGGAAAGTTGAAAAGTCCCATTGAGGGCTTTGTTAATCCATTAAGCGGGTTATATCCAGTAGATTTTGATTCTAATGGAGTCTATGAGCTATTAGCCTATCAAAAGATCGCAGGCAGATATAATGCAGATGCTTTAGGGTATGTTTTGAATACTTTAGTGTGGAACAACGCTCGCTTTGTTTTGCAAAACCAATATGTAGCTATTTCTGGTTAG
- a CDS encoding GntR family transcriptional regulator, whose amino-acid sequence MILNSDSMKPIYVQISEWLETEILNETIKCDEKIYSQYQLAEMFNINPATAAKGINILADENVLYKKRGLGMFVATDAREILLGKRKNTKLSAMVTDLAKEAIQLNVDEEELVKMIRSMHQKMKGDPK is encoded by the coding sequence TTGATTTTAAATTCTGACAGTATGAAACCGATTTATGTTCAGATCTCAGAATGGCTGGAAACAGAAATTCTTAATGAAACTATTAAATGTGATGAAAAAATTTATTCACAGTACCAATTAGCAGAAATGTTTAATATCAATCCAGCGACGGCTGCAAAGGGAATTAACATATTAGCTGATGAAAATGTCCTTTATAAAAAGCGGGGGTTAGGAATGTTTGTTGCAACGGATGCAAGAGAAATCCTTCTAGGAAAAAGAAAGAATACTAAGCTGAGTGCGATGGTCACAGATTTAGCGAAAGAAGCCATCCAGCTAAATGTTGATGAAGAAGAACTTGTGAAAATGATTCGAAGCATGCATCAAAAGATGAAAGGAGATCCGAAATGA
- a CDS encoding amidohydrolase family protein → MIIDCHFHVDETMLSLEKMIDGMDAIGVDKTVLIPPMNETMFEVDSIYQHNLQRLFRFLILNAPKLGFKIYESLVNDNCLKLYGNSYKIFPKPNNDIVASAINRFPDRFLGWAAVNPMLPESIEEVESFLNKQNFIGVKAHPFMHGYSINALDQVAAICEALEKPMIIHLSSEKDSYKYLPEKYSKLN, encoded by the coding sequence ATGATTATTGATTGCCATTTTCATGTGGATGAAACGATGCTGTCACTAGAAAAAATGATAGATGGGATGGATGCAATTGGTGTTGATAAAACTGTATTGATTCCCCCTATGAACGAAACTATGTTTGAAGTAGATAGCATTTATCAGCATAACCTACAGCGTTTATTCCGTTTCTTAATATTAAATGCACCAAAGTTAGGGTTTAAGATTTATGAAAGTCTAGTTAATGATAATTGTTTAAAGCTTTATGGAAATTCATATAAAATTTTTCCTAAGCCTAACAATGATATAGTAGCTTCTGCGATTAATAGATTCCCAGACAGATTTCTTGGTTGGGCAGCAGTAAATCCAATGCTCCCTGAATCAATAGAAGAAGTTGAAAGCTTTCTAAATAAACAAAATTTTATTGGAGTAAAAGCACATCCTTTCATGCATGGGTATAGTATAAATGCACTTGATCAAGTTGCAGCAATTTGTGAGGCATTAGAAAAGCCTATGATCATCCATCTGTCATCAGAAAAAGATTCCTATAAATATCTGCCAGAGAAATATTCAAAGCTCAATTAA
- a CDS encoding rhodanese-like domain-containing protein — MIDPARDEDQLDEIPKDKKIITHCKSGARSAIGTSLLQAKGFKDVLNLEGGFSAWQKEGLPVKKD, encoded by the coding sequence GTGATTGATCCTGCGAGGGATGAAGATCAGCTCGATGAAATACCAAAGGATAAAAAAATCATCACTCACTGTAAGTCTGGAGCACGTTCTGCAATCGGCACCAGCTTGCTTCAAGCAAAAGGATTTAAAGATGTTCTTAACTTAGAAGGCGGTTTTTCAGCTTGGCAAAAAGAAGGATTACCGGTTAAAAAGGATTAA
- a CDS encoding NAD(P)/FAD-dependent oxidoreductase, translating into MLKIIVIGAGILGASTAYHLVKAGADVTLVDRQDKGQATDAAAGIVCPWLSQRRNKAWYQLVKGGARYYPELIAQLEADGETETGYKRVGAISLHSDPEKLKKMAERAIKRREEAPEIGEVTILSPAETKRLFPPISDEYGSVVVSGGARVNGRALRNALVSASVKNGASLLNGDASIVHENNRALGIKLEGKTLMTDKVIVTAGAWSQELLEPLGVNFKVTPQKAQIVHLKLPQTDTGSWPVVMPPTNQYILTFEDGRVIVGATHEDEAGFDNRITAGGVNEILNKSLAVAPGLADSTIIETRVGFRPFTPGFLPVIGALPQYENILLANGLGASGLTSGPYLGAELAKLALNQETEIDINNYDVAGALEYF; encoded by the coding sequence ATGCTAAAAATCATTGTTATTGGAGCGGGAATTCTAGGTGCATCAACCGCCTACCACCTAGTAAAAGCAGGAGCAGACGTTACCTTAGTGGATCGGCAAGATAAAGGACAAGCTACAGATGCTGCAGCTGGGATTGTGTGTCCTTGGCTGTCACAGCGCCGGAACAAAGCCTGGTATCAGCTAGTAAAAGGCGGTGCCCGTTATTATCCGGAATTGATTGCCCAATTGGAAGCTGACGGTGAAACGGAAACGGGATATAAACGGGTAGGTGCGATAAGTCTTCATTCAGACCCCGAAAAGCTGAAGAAGATGGCGGAAAGAGCAATAAAACGGAGAGAAGAAGCTCCTGAAATTGGTGAGGTCACTATCCTGTCCCCTGCTGAAACAAAACGATTATTTCCTCCTATTTCTGATGAGTACGGATCTGTTGTTGTGAGCGGTGGAGCACGTGTGAATGGGAGGGCACTGCGAAATGCTTTAGTCAGTGCTTCCGTAAAGAACGGAGCTAGTCTATTAAACGGTGACGCATCAATTGTTCATGAAAACAACAGAGCGCTCGGGATAAAACTAGAGGGAAAAACTCTGATGACAGACAAGGTAATCGTTACGGCAGGAGCATGGTCACAAGAATTACTGGAGCCACTAGGTGTTAACTTCAAAGTAACACCGCAAAAGGCTCAAATTGTTCATCTGAAATTGCCTCAAACGGATACAGGCTCTTGGCCAGTTGTGATGCCTCCAACTAATCAATATATACTCACATTCGAAGATGGCAGAGTAATTGTCGGTGCAACACATGAGGATGAAGCGGGGTTTGATAACCGAATCACGGCAGGTGGAGTCAATGAAATTTTAAACAAGTCATTAGCTGTTGCGCCTGGTTTAGCAGACAGTACAATAATCGAAACCCGAGTTGGGTTCCGACCGTTTACTCCTGGATTCTTGCCGGTGATCGGTGCTTTACCTCAATATGAAAACATTCTCCTAGCTAATGGTTTAGGAGCATCAGGGCTTACAAGCGGTCCGTACCTTGGTGCGGAGCTTGCAAAACTAGCGCTAAACCAAGAAACAGAGATTGATATCAATAACTATGATGTAGCAGGAGCTCTTGAATATTTTTAA